The Christiangramia forsetii KT0803 DNA segment AATATGTAGATCGAAATGTATATCCAGATGTGCAGGTAGGAGATTATGCAAGACAGCGCCACTTTGATAATTATGATTTATTTGGTGACGGTAACTTAGTAGACATAAGTGATACATCGAATCAAAATCCTGCGGCAAAAGTACTGGAAAGAGATGAAAATGATTATAAGTTTAAAGTCTATGGTAATTTTTATGCCGACTATGAAATTATGGATGATCTTAATTTAAGAACTACGCTTTCGGGGGATTACCAGCATACCATGAGAGATAGATGGCAGGGGGTTGAAGCAAGTAGAAATGGAGCTTCAGATGCCAGTTATGATGTAGAGAATGAAAAAAGGATTCACATGGCTTCGGAAACTTATCTTACTTACGATAAGAATATTGATAAACATGAATTTGATGTGGTAGCAGGGATCACATTTGAAAAATGGGATTATGAAGGAAGTTTCGCATTTGGAACGGGTTATACATCAGATTTAATCAGGACTTTATCTGCTGCAACAGTAGCTTCCGAAATAGAATCCTGGGTTTATGAAGAAAGATTTCAAAGTTATTTTGCCAGGTTAAATTACGCGTATGATGATAAATACCTTGCTTCGTTTAGTTATCGTCGTGATGGTAGTTCAGTTTTTGGAGCTGATTCAAAATATGGAGATTTCCCGGCACTTTCTTTAGGATGGGATATTGCTGAAGAAAATTTCTTACAGAATGTTGATTTTTTAAGTAGCTTTAAATTTAGAGTTAGTTACGGGTTTACCGGGAATAAAGATTTGGATACCGATAGTGATATCATAGATCTTTATCCATCCTTACCATTACTAGGACCATCTTCAGCTACTATTGGAGGAGCAGTACAACCTGCTTTTATATCCTTGAATATAGCTAATCCAGATCTTCAGTGGGAACGTTCAAAGGAGATAAATCCTGGCCTTGACTTTGGTTTTTTCAAAAACAGAATTACAGGTTCTCTTGATTATTATAAACGAACCAGTGATCAGTTATTACTTTTTAATCCTATTTCAGCGAGCACTGGATTTAGAAATGCATTGGTGAATATTGGAGAAGTTGAGAATACTGGTATTGAAGTGGAACTTCGAACCAGAAATATAGCAAACTCTAATTTCTCATGGAATACCACCATTCTTGCTTCTAAAAATGAAAATGAACTAACAGATTTTGCAGATTCTAATGGACAGATTGGAATTGTTGATGATAAAAGAGCTGCAGAATGGATTAATTTAGAAGGTCAGCCTATTTCGTCCTTCTATGGTTGGGTTGTGGACAGAGATATTCCGAGGGAATTACGTGAAAGACCTTACTTTCCGATTGGTGCGGAAGCCCAGGATGTGTATGTAAAAGATTTAAATGGAGATGGGGTCATAGACGATGATGATAAGACAATCTTAGGAAATCCCTATCCGGATCTTGTATGGAGTGTGACCAATGATTTTAGAATTGGTAACCTTGATATTAGCTTTCTTTTCCAGGGTAGTCATGGAGCTGAAGTTAGAAATATGGGAGACCAGTATATTTTCAACCATTTCAATAGTGGGGCAGATTTTGATCCA contains these protein-coding regions:
- a CDS encoding SusC/RagA family TonB-linked outer membrane protein — its product is MNLKKTAVFCMALLCHLALIAQESYSLSGTVTSQGDNVPLAGVNVLIQGSATGVVTDFDGNYEIDVVEGDILEFSYLGFVSQQITVTDQESLNVSLAADSQLLDETVVIGYGTRKKSHLTGAVSSVVNEDLDQLPVARVDDALVGQISGVNIQATEGEAGSAPTIRIRGTGSLTGSSAPLIVVDGLVVDNDFLGSLDMSEVESFDVLKDAASAAIYGSRGGNGVILITTKQGKAGKTVFSYQGYTGFKEARQSDAYYFSVAETLAEELAVTGELSERSQYIQQIGIDRDYQDIIFDGGIIQNHSLSARGGTENTKFSISLGYLHDEGVLITDDYKRYNLRLKLDTKVSDEFRFGGNIAPSYTNRRRFDGSTHDILRQGPWLPVYHDENTIQYVDRNVYPDVQVGDYARQRHFDNYDLFGDGNLVDISDTSNQNPAAKVLERDENDYKFKVYGNFYADYEIMDDLNLRTTLSGDYQHTMRDRWQGVEASRNGASDASYDVENEKRIHMASETYLTYDKNIDKHEFDVVAGITFEKWDYEGSFAFGTGYTSDLIRTLSAATVASEIESWVYEERFQSYFARLNYAYDDKYLASFSYRRDGSSVFGADSKYGDFPALSLGWDIAEENFLQNVDFLSSFKFRVSYGFTGNKDLDTDSDIIDLYPSLPLLGPSSATIGGAVQPAFISLNIANPDLQWERSKEINPGLDFGFFKNRITGSLDYYKRTSDQLLLFNPISASTGFRNALVNIGEVENTGIEVELRTRNIANSNFSWNTTILASKNENELTDFADSNGQIGIVDDKRAAEWINLEGQPISSFYGWVVDRDIPRELRERPYFPIGAEAQDVYVKDLNGDGVIDDDDKTILGNPYPDLVWSVTNDFRIGNLDISFLFQGSHGAEVRNMGDQYIFNHFNSGADFDPAITPDQDFIREKIFTDDIIQDASYIALRNVNVGYNLPVTLTSKIGLTSMRIYAAGQNLKYWTADDYTGFNPESIDNTSPTTYGYQRAGSPIFKTISIGINADF